A window of Thermococcus aggregans contains these coding sequences:
- a CDS encoding ubiquitin-like small modifier protein 1 — MVKVKVFATLKNIIGKNELEVQASTVGELLEKLYSKYPEMKKELEKGAIILVNGKNIEHLEKLNTKLKDDDVVSIFPPVGGG; from the coding sequence ATGGTGAAAGTGAAAGTTTTTGCTACTTTAAAGAATATTATAGGAAAGAACGAGCTGGAAGTTCAGGCCAGCACTGTTGGAGAGCTACTAGAAAAGTTATACAGCAAATATCCTGAAATGAAAAAAGAACTTGAAAAAGGAGCCATTATCCTCGTTAATGGGAAGAATATTGAACATCTAGAGAAGCTTAACACCAAACTCAAAGACGACGACGTTGTGAGCATATTCCCGCCTGTTGGGGGCGGTTAA
- a CDS encoding bifunctional L-myo-inositol-1-phosphate cytidylyltransferase/CDP-L-myo-inositol myo-inositolphosphotransferase gives MKAVILAAGLGTRMGKLSSKTPKGLIKVAGREILYRTMKTLENEGIEEFVIVTNPLYKDKFEEFLKKNNFRYQLVINNSPEKGNGYSLYLARPYVSEKFVLVMSDHIYEEAFIREALKGKGLIVDREGKFTDKEEATKVKIENGRVKDIGKNLKEYDALDTGFFVLEAEIFNVIEKLLQEKDSLELSEIVKEAQLEVSEVSGLFWMDIDTPEDIKKAKKFLIKNAVKGSGDGIVSRYLNRKISTKISEILVDYVEPIHMTILSFVVGIVAAVVAFFSPSLGGVLYQLNSILDGVDGEIARAAMKTSKFGGYFDSILDRYIDFFVLLALALHLNPDIWEWAIVSLALFGSAMVSYSTERYKGEYSVDIYKAVPQMKYLFGKRDERTFITMVLCLIGKIEWIFIILAVVTHVRVFATVHLVRKSRNS, from the coding sequence ATGAAGGCGGTAATTTTAGCGGCCGGGTTAGGAACTCGGATGGGGAAACTCAGCAGTAAAACCCCGAAAGGACTAATAAAGGTTGCAGGGCGGGAAATACTTTACAGAACTATGAAAACTCTTGAGAACGAAGGAATTGAGGAGTTTGTGATCGTTACTAATCCGCTATACAAAGATAAGTTTGAAGAGTTTCTAAAGAAAAACAACTTCAGATATCAGCTTGTGATCAACAATTCCCCTGAGAAGGGAAATGGTTACAGCCTCTATCTTGCTCGTCCGTATGTTTCGGAGAAGTTCGTTTTAGTAATGAGCGACCATATCTATGAAGAGGCGTTTATCAGAGAGGCCCTGAAAGGTAAGGGGCTCATTGTTGATAGGGAAGGGAAGTTCACAGATAAAGAAGAAGCCACAAAAGTAAAAATAGAAAACGGAAGGGTAAAGGACATTGGAAAGAACCTAAAAGAATATGACGCCTTGGACACTGGATTCTTTGTCCTCGAAGCGGAAATATTTAATGTCATCGAAAAACTACTTCAAGAAAAAGATAGTTTGGAATTGTCTGAAATCGTTAAAGAAGCACAATTGGAAGTAAGTGAGGTAAGCGGTCTCTTCTGGATGGATATTGACACGCCGGAAGACATCAAAAAAGCCAAGAAATTCTTGATAAAAAATGCCGTAAAAGGTAGTGGGGATGGAATTGTATCGAGGTATTTAAACAGGAAGATATCCACAAAGATTAGTGAAATTCTCGTTGATTATGTTGAACCGATTCACATGACGATACTCTCCTTTGTCGTGGGTATAGTTGCGGCTGTTGTCGCTTTCTTTAGCCCTTCTCTCGGTGGAGTGTTGTATCAGCTGAATTCAATTCTCGACGGAGTCGATGGAGAGATAGCGAGGGCTGCGATGAAAACAAGCAAGTTTGGAGGATATTTCGATTCTATTTTAGACCGCTACATCGACTTTTTCGTGCTGTTGGCACTTGCCCTCCATTTAAATCCGGACATATGGGAGTGGGCAATAGTATCCCTGGCTCTCTTCGGATCCGCCATGGTAAGCTACTCAACAGAGCGTTACAAAGGTGAATATTCTGTTGACATATATAAAGCGGTTCCCCAAATGAAATATCTTTTCGGAAAGAGGGATGAAAGGACATTCATAACGATGGTTCTTTGTCTGATAGGAAAAATAGAATGGATTTTTATCATACTGGCAGTGGTAACCCACGTTAGAGTTTTCGCTACAGTACATTTGGTGCGAAAAAGTAGAAACTCATAG
- a CDS encoding aldehyde ferredoxin oxidoreductase family protein: protein MFGYMGKILRVNLTTGEIKVEELKEEDAKNFIGGRGLASKILLEEIDPKVDPFSPDNKLIFATGPLTGTTAPTGGRYMVITKSPLTGFIASSNSGGFFGPELKYAGYDMLIIEGKADHPVYISIKDEDVEIKDASHLWGKRVGETTDKLLEEFGDKNARVACIGPAGEKLVRFANIMNDKHRAAGRSGVGAVMGSKNLKAVVVKGTKRQVELADKEKFMSVVKEKIKKIKENPITGGGLPQYGTAVLVNIINENGLYPTYNFQTGVFKYAHEQSGEALAAKYLVRNQPCFACPIGCGRVTYHPAVGITEGPEYESIWALGADCGINDLASIVIANHLCDDFGLDTISTGATIAAAMELYEKGIIKQEELGDAPPLRFGNSEVLHYYIEKIAKREGFGDKLAEGSYRLAESYGHPEYSMSVKKQELPAYDPRGAEGHAVTYATSNRGGCHVRGYMISPEILGVPVKLDPHDVSEEKAKWVKIFQDLTAVIDSSGLCLFTSFALGAEDYAEMLNAATGFELTTDEWLKAGERVWNLERIFNLKAGLVPEKDDTLPKRLLEEPMPEGPNKGHVVRLHEILPKYYKLRGWDEKGYPTEEKLKELGLDKYY, encoded by the coding sequence ATGTTTGGGTACATGGGAAAAATATTGAGAGTGAACTTAACAACAGGAGAAATAAAGGTGGAAGAACTTAAGGAAGAAGATGCAAAGAACTTTATCGGTGGCAGAGGTCTTGCATCAAAGATTCTTTTGGAAGAAATAGACCCAAAAGTTGACCCATTCAGTCCGGACAACAAATTAATCTTCGCTACCGGACCTTTGACCGGAACAACTGCCCCAACAGGCGGCAGATACATGGTAATCACAAAGTCTCCACTAACAGGATTTATAGCCTCAAGCAACTCAGGCGGCTTCTTTGGGCCAGAACTTAAGTATGCGGGCTATGATATGCTCATTATCGAAGGAAAAGCAGACCACCCAGTATACATAAGCATAAAAGACGAAGACGTAGAAATTAAGGACGCTTCTCACTTATGGGGTAAGAGAGTTGGAGAAACTACCGACAAGCTTCTCGAGGAGTTTGGTGACAAGAATGCAAGAGTTGCCTGTATAGGTCCTGCGGGAGAAAAATTGGTTAGATTCGCCAACATAATGAACGACAAGCACAGAGCAGCTGGAAGAAGTGGAGTAGGTGCAGTGATGGGAAGCAAGAACTTGAAGGCTGTCGTAGTTAAGGGAACAAAAAGACAAGTTGAACTTGCCGACAAAGAAAAGTTCATGAGCGTAGTTAAGGAGAAGATAAAGAAGATAAAGGAGAATCCAATTACTGGTGGAGGACTTCCACAGTATGGAACCGCAGTTCTGGTTAACATAATCAACGAAAACGGCCTTTACCCAACGTACAACTTCCAAACTGGAGTATTCAAATATGCCCACGAGCAGAGCGGTGAGGCTCTGGCTGCAAAGTACTTGGTAAGAAACCAACCATGCTTTGCCTGTCCAATCGGCTGTGGAAGAGTCACATACCACCCAGCCGTAGGAATTACCGAGGGGCCCGAATATGAAAGCATATGGGCGCTCGGTGCAGACTGTGGCATAAACGACCTGGCAAGCATAGTAATTGCAAATCACCTCTGTGACGACTTCGGTCTTGACACGATCTCAACCGGCGCAACAATCGCCGCAGCTATGGAGCTCTATGAGAAGGGCATCATAAAACAGGAGGAGCTTGGAGATGCGCCACCATTGAGGTTTGGTAACAGTGAAGTTCTTCACTATTACATTGAGAAGATTGCGAAGAGAGAAGGCTTTGGTGACAAGCTTGCAGAAGGAAGCTACCGCTTGGCTGAGAGCTATGGACACCCAGAGTACTCAATGAGCGTTAAGAAGCAGGAGCTTCCAGCATATGATCCCAGAGGTGCAGAGGGGCATGCAGTTACCTATGCGACATCAAACAGAGGTGGATGTCACGTTAGGGGTTACATGATCAGCCCAGAAATCCTCGGCGTTCCAGTGAAACTTGACCCCCACGATGTAAGCGAGGAGAAGGCCAAGTGGGTTAAGATATTCCAAGACTTAACTGCAGTCATAGACTCCTCTGGACTGTGCCTCTTTACAAGCTTTGCACTTGGAGCTGAGGACTATGCAGAGATGTTAAACGCAGCAACAGGCTTTGAGCTTACGACTGATGAGTGGCTTAAGGCAGGAGAAAGAGTATGGAACCTTGAGAGAATCTTCAACCTCAAAGCTGGCTTAGTTCCAGAAAAGGACGACACACTACCCAAGCGCTTATTAGAAGAGCCAATGCCAGAAGGACCAAACAAAGGACACGTCGTAAGGCTTCACGAAATACTTCCAAAGTACTACAAGCTTAGAGGTTGGGACGAGAAAGGATATCCAACCGAGGAGAAGCTTAAGGAGCTCGGCTTGGACAAGTATTATTGA
- a CDS encoding tungsten cofactor oxidoreductase radical SAM maturase, protein MHKFHWDNAKILIPKAPDMKYLYLEITNRCNLRCEMCFKQYWEDEEGDMDYDLFLKILDDAKEFPNLKMVYFGGIGEPLVHPRFMDMVKEVKRRGYAVGISTNGFLLTDELIEELVKLRVDLIYISLDAIPTQPMRLGHIMPSVTIERLKKFAEIKRREKTEIPHIGVEVVLTKENYTQMAELVKYLSQFNIDVLLFSNLMPITPEHAESIIYDGSVDISEILLKVYPQIYRGFLVKMPEFKLRTERHCDFVENNVAVVRWDGEVVPCYRFLHTYPEYIFGRQKRVEAYSFGNVKEKSLKEIWTSRGYTWFRFSVRNSLYPSCTDCPVVDACDYAKGSKMDCWGNVPSCGDCLWARRIVLCPIPREEHGKFW, encoded by the coding sequence ATGCACAAATTCCACTGGGACAATGCCAAGATTCTCATACCCAAGGCTCCCGATATGAAATACCTTTACCTTGAAATAACGAACCGCTGTAATCTTAGATGTGAAATGTGTTTTAAACAGTACTGGGAAGATGAAGAAGGGGACATGGACTACGACCTCTTCTTGAAAATTTTGGATGATGCGAAGGAGTTTCCCAACTTAAAGATGGTGTATTTTGGGGGTATTGGCGAGCCTCTCGTCCATCCCCGTTTTATGGATATGGTAAAAGAGGTAAAAAGGAGAGGATATGCCGTAGGCATTTCAACAAACGGGTTTCTTCTTACCGATGAGCTAATTGAGGAGCTTGTAAAGCTTAGGGTTGATTTGATATATATTTCCCTAGATGCCATTCCAACACAGCCAATGAGATTGGGACATATAATGCCAAGCGTTACCATTGAACGGCTCAAAAAATTTGCCGAAATAAAGAGAAGAGAAAAGACAGAGATTCCACACATCGGGGTTGAGGTAGTTTTGACAAAGGAGAACTACACTCAAATGGCAGAGCTTGTAAAGTATCTTTCTCAGTTCAACATAGATGTCCTGCTTTTCTCGAATCTAATGCCAATTACACCAGAGCATGCAGAGAGCATAATCTACGACGGAAGCGTTGACATAAGCGAGATCCTCTTGAAGGTTTATCCCCAAATATACCGCGGATTTCTTGTTAAAATGCCAGAATTTAAACTTAGAACCGAAAGACACTGCGATTTTGTTGAAAACAACGTTGCGGTAGTTAGATGGGACGGGGAAGTTGTCCCGTGTTACCGATTCCTTCACACGTATCCAGAATACATCTTTGGAAGGCAGAAGAGAGTCGAGGCTTATTCTTTCGGCAATGTAAAAGAAAAATCCTTGAAAGAAATATGGACTAGCAGGGGATATACATGGTTTAGATTCAGTGTTAGAAACTCTCTCTACCCATCGTGCACTGATTGTCCAGTAGTTGACGCTTGTGACTATGCCAAGGGTTCAAAAATGGACTGCTGGGGAAACGTACCAAGCTGTGGAGATTGTTTGTGGGCAAGAAGGATAGTTCTGTGTCCAATTCCCAGAGAAGAACACGGGAAATTCTGGTAA
- a CDS encoding alanine/glycine:cation symporter family protein — protein sequence MSAIMDFINWLDGMVWGPPIMILLVGTGLLLTLYLRGIQFRRLGWAIKFTLFEGRKKQGEGDITPFQALTATIAGTVGIGNIAGVATAIASGGPGALFWMWVTALVGMATRYSEALLGVAFRSKLPDGTMIGGTFNFLERGLSEEEISPTWRTIAGIFVMLFALFIGYEATKLSGSLMILAIIIAVLFLILALYLLAGRSLPTLGKTLAILFALFAAISAFGIGNMTQANSLALGMKQAFNVPYWVTGAFFAFITFIVIVGGIKRIGEFTEGLVPFMAIIYFVFAVGVWIKYAGQLPSAIALVFEDAFTGKAVAGGAIGTVIRWGVARGLFSNEAGLGTATLAHAAARTDHPSRQAHVGMLGPLIDTLIICTLTGISIVATGAWQSGKTSTPLTQEAFARAFGHIGEVMVVIGVIFFAYSTVLAWSFYGRQNIMYLAKWIEGDPEKFARLYPKLHLVYNLLFVVFIFIGATTALENVWTFSDMMNGLMAIPNLIGLLLLAPVIKRYTDDFVSKNP from the coding sequence ATGAGTGCCATTATGGACTTTATAAACTGGCTTGATGGCATGGTCTGGGGCCCCCCAATAATGATTTTGCTTGTAGGTACAGGGCTGTTGCTAACATTATATCTTAGGGGCATACAGTTCCGCAGACTTGGCTGGGCTATAAAGTTCACACTTTTTGAGGGAAGAAAAAAGCAAGGTGAAGGTGACATTACCCCTTTCCAAGCTTTAACGGCAACTATTGCCGGAACCGTTGGTATAGGAAACATTGCAGGTGTTGCAACTGCTATAGCCTCTGGTGGGCCTGGCGCCCTATTTTGGATGTGGGTTACAGCGTTAGTGGGAATGGCAACAAGGTATTCAGAAGCTCTTTTGGGTGTGGCATTTAGAAGCAAACTGCCGGACGGCACAATGATTGGTGGAACTTTCAACTTCCTTGAAAGAGGCCTCTCTGAAGAGGAAATCTCACCCACTTGGAGAACCATAGCCGGAATATTTGTAATGCTGTTTGCTCTGTTTATTGGATATGAGGCCACCAAACTAAGCGGAAGTCTAATGATATTAGCTATTATAATTGCAGTTCTCTTCCTCATACTGGCACTTTACCTATTAGCCGGTCGCTCACTTCCGACTCTTGGCAAAACCCTTGCAATATTGTTCGCCCTATTTGCGGCAATATCAGCTTTTGGAATTGGAAACATGACACAAGCAAACTCCCTAGCATTGGGAATGAAGCAAGCCTTTAATGTACCGTACTGGGTAACTGGAGCGTTCTTTGCGTTCATAACCTTCATAGTTATTGTGGGTGGAATTAAGAGAATTGGTGAATTCACAGAGGGATTAGTTCCATTCATGGCAATAATCTACTTCGTTTTCGCAGTTGGCGTATGGATAAAATACGCGGGGCAGTTGCCAAGTGCAATTGCCCTTGTCTTTGAGGATGCATTCACAGGAAAGGCAGTTGCCGGCGGTGCGATTGGTACAGTCATAAGATGGGGCGTAGCCAGAGGTCTCTTTTCCAACGAAGCTGGTCTTGGAACTGCTACACTTGCACACGCTGCAGCAAGGACAGATCACCCATCAAGACAGGCTCACGTAGGAATGCTTGGTCCACTCATTGACACGCTTATTATTTGTACCCTCACAGGTATCTCAATTGTAGCAACCGGAGCTTGGCAATCCGGAAAGACAAGCACCCCTCTAACACAGGAAGCCTTCGCTAGGGCGTTTGGACACATAGGTGAAGTTATGGTGGTCATAGGCGTTATATTCTTCGCTTACTCTACAGTGCTCGCGTGGTCATTCTATGGCAGACAGAACATCATGTACCTTGCAAAATGGATCGAGGGCGACCCAGAGAAGTTCGCAAGGTTGTATCCAAAGCTTCACTTAGTGTACAACCTGCTCTTCGTTGTCTTCATATTCATAGGTGCCACAACAGCCCTTGAAAACGTATGGACGTTCTCAGACATGATGAACGGACTTATGGCAATACCAAACCTCATCGGACTCTTGCTATTGGCTCCAGTTATCAAACGGTACACAGATGATTTTGTTTCCAAGAATCCATGA